A region of Subtercola boreus DNA encodes the following proteins:
- a CDS encoding ABC transporter permease, whose protein sequence is MIALLRLAGRRLVWLPFMVLGITLLVFFVMQFTPTDAATNALGESATEAAKQAYRVSHGLTDPFFVQYFRFLGGLFTGNLGDTVPPAQPVTSLISTAFPLTLQLTFLGLLIAVVLSLVLGVLAALYRDRWPDQLIRVVSIAGIATPSFWLAILLIKSFALDLQWFPSGGYVNPGDSFTGWLQSLWLPALALGIPVAASLTRVVRTSMVEELDRDYVRTAIGSGLPMRVVVGRNVLRNALITPVTVLGLRVGYLLGGAVVIEVIFDLPGMGKLILNGVTSGDTNLVQGVTLIIALTFVIVNIVVDMLYLLINPRIRTV, encoded by the coding sequence ATGATCGCGCTGCTGAGGCTGGCCGGGCGGCGGCTCGTCTGGCTGCCGTTCATGGTGCTCGGCATCACGCTGCTCGTCTTCTTCGTGATGCAGTTCACGCCGACGGATGCCGCCACCAATGCGCTCGGTGAGAGCGCCACGGAGGCAGCCAAGCAGGCCTACCGCGTTTCGCATGGGCTGACCGATCCGTTCTTCGTGCAGTACTTCCGCTTTCTCGGCGGGCTCTTCACGGGCAACCTCGGCGACACGGTGCCTCCCGCCCAGCCGGTCACCTCGCTCATCTCGACCGCGTTCCCGCTCACCCTGCAGCTCACGTTCCTCGGGCTGCTGATCGCGGTCGTGCTGTCGCTCGTGCTGGGTGTGCTGGCTGCGCTCTACCGCGACCGGTGGCCTGACCAGCTGATCAGGGTGGTGTCGATCGCCGGCATCGCGACGCCGTCGTTCTGGCTGGCCATCCTGCTCATCAAGTCGTTCGCCCTCGACCTGCAGTGGTTTCCGAGCGGCGGCTACGTCAACCCGGGCGACTCGTTCACCGGCTGGCTGCAGTCGCTCTGGCTGCCCGCTCTCGCTCTCGGCATTCCGGTGGCAGCCTCACTCACCAGGGTCGTCCGTACGTCGATGGTCGAAGAACTCGACCGGGACTACGTCCGGACGGCCATCGGATCGGGCCTGCCGATGAGGGTGGTCGTGGGCCGCAACGTGCTTCGCAACGCCCTCATCACGCCGGTGACGGTTCTGGGACTGCGGGTGGGTTACCTGCTGGGTGGCGCGGTGGTGATCGAGGTCATCTTCGACCTGCCGGGCATGGGCAAGCTCATTCTGAACGGAGTGACCTCGGGTGACACGAACCTGGTGCAGGGCGTGACGCTGATCATTGCTCTCACCTTCGTGATCGTCAACATCGTCGTCGACATGCTCTATCTGCTCATCAACCCACGAATCAGGACGGTCTGA